The Urbifossiella limnaea genome has a window encoding:
- the asnB gene encoding asparagine synthase (glutamine-hydrolyzing): MCGIAGMIDLGGKRAAPHGAVAAMARALYHRGPDEDGFLSEPGLELANTRLSIIGLADGRQPISNEDGSVWTVFNGEFFDYPEKRQALEAKGHRFRTHTDTEIIPHLWEDHRHGLFEHLKGQFAVCVWDKKTNEVVLGRDRSGICPLFTAVRRHDGTDWLLFASEAKALFASGLVQPKADWRGLNHVFTFFALPGPVTVFDGVTILQPGHYLHLKLGNCTPAEAEKQTHYWRVSYPDHGQEEYGADEKKTVDGFEEVLLAAVNRRLRADVPVVSYLSGGVDSSLVVAMANKVLGRPIPTFTISIQGEGLNEENEALHVARHLGCTPFVVKSGHADLRARYPELIGAAEIPVVDTSCLALLQLARSVHEQGYKVALTGEGADEWLGGYSWFKVNKLIGFLDRTPVFPVGGALRTLFLKATGQPNFPFSNYKKTLAKIGGPNGWLDLYGMMSLNKLRFFTPELREKALTTSPWDEINLHPDLTRWHPFNRQMYLGSRIMLPGHLLSSKGDRVAMHSSVETRYAFLDEDVIGYMSKLHPRWKLRGVMKDKFVERKVAERWLPADVAWRRKMMFRAPMDSWSAVDGAGGWIEQVLSADSLKKAGYFDLAAVAAARAKLPTMRRGIARTGLEMGLTAVTATQVWHHLYLGGGLCDLPTRVANPGSPGLAAAG; the protein is encoded by the coding sequence ATGTGCGGAATCGCGGGGATGATCGACCTGGGCGGCAAGCGGGCAGCCCCGCACGGCGCCGTCGCGGCCATGGCCCGGGCGCTGTACCACCGCGGCCCCGACGAGGACGGCTTTCTCAGCGAACCCGGCCTCGAACTCGCCAACACCCGGCTCTCCATCATCGGCCTCGCCGACGGTCGCCAGCCGATCAGCAACGAGGACGGCAGCGTCTGGACCGTCTTCAACGGCGAGTTCTTCGACTACCCCGAGAAGCGGCAGGCGCTGGAGGCGAAGGGCCACCGCTTCCGCACGCACACCGACACCGAGATCATCCCGCACCTGTGGGAAGACCACCGGCACGGCCTCTTCGAGCACCTCAAGGGCCAGTTCGCGGTCTGCGTGTGGGACAAGAAGACGAACGAGGTGGTGCTCGGCCGCGACCGCTCGGGCATCTGCCCGCTGTTCACCGCCGTGCGCCGGCACGACGGCACCGACTGGCTCCTGTTCGCATCGGAAGCGAAGGCGCTGTTCGCGTCCGGGCTCGTGCAGCCGAAGGCCGACTGGCGCGGGCTCAACCACGTCTTCACCTTCTTCGCGCTCCCCGGCCCCGTCACCGTCTTCGACGGCGTCACGATCCTGCAACCGGGGCACTACCTCCACCTGAAGCTCGGCAACTGCACCCCCGCCGAGGCCGAGAAGCAGACGCACTACTGGCGCGTCAGCTACCCCGACCACGGCCAGGAGGAGTACGGCGCCGACGAGAAGAAGACGGTGGACGGCTTCGAGGAGGTGCTGCTGGCGGCGGTCAACCGCCGGCTGCGGGCCGACGTGCCGGTCGTGTCGTACCTCAGCGGCGGCGTGGACTCGTCGCTCGTGGTGGCGATGGCGAACAAGGTGCTCGGCCGGCCCATCCCCACGTTCACCATCTCGATCCAGGGCGAGGGGCTGAACGAGGAGAACGAGGCGCTGCACGTCGCCCGCCACCTCGGCTGCACGCCGTTCGTCGTGAAGTCCGGCCACGCCGACCTGCGGGCGCGCTACCCCGAGCTGATCGGCGCCGCGGAAATCCCCGTGGTCGATACGTCGTGCCTGGCGCTGCTGCAACTGGCGCGCTCGGTTCACGAGCAGGGCTACAAGGTGGCCCTCACCGGCGAGGGGGCCGACGAGTGGCTCGGCGGCTACTCGTGGTTCAAGGTCAACAAGCTGATCGGCTTCCTCGACCGCACGCCGGTGTTCCCCGTCGGCGGGGCGCTGCGGACGCTGTTCCTCAAGGCCACCGGCCAGCCGAACTTCCCGTTCTCGAACTACAAGAAGACGCTGGCGAAGATCGGCGGCCCGAACGGCTGGCTCGACCTGTACGGGATGATGAGCCTGAACAAGCTCCGCTTCTTCACGCCGGAGCTGCGCGAGAAGGCGCTGACCACCTCGCCGTGGGACGAGATCAACCTCCACCCCGACCTGACGCGGTGGCACCCGTTCAACCGCCAGATGTACCTCGGCAGCCGCATCATGCTGCCGGGGCACCTGCTGTCGTCGAAGGGCGACCGGGTGGCGATGCACTCGTCGGTCGAAACCCGATACGCCTTCCTCGACGAGGACGTGATCGGGTACATGAGTAAGCTCCACCCGCGCTGGAAGCTGCGCGGCGTGATGAAGGACAAGTTCGTGGAGCGGAAGGTCGCGGAGCGGTGGCTCCCGGCGGACGTGGCGTGGCGGCGGAAGATGATGTTCCGCGCCCCGATGGACAGCTGGAGCGCCGTGGACGGCGCCGGCGGCTGGATCGAGCAGGTGCTGTCGGCCGACAGTTTGAAGAAGGCCGGCTACTTCGACCTGGCTGCCGTCGCCGCGGCGCGGGCGAAGCTGCCGACGATGCGCCGCGGCATCGCCCGCACCGGGTTAGAGATGGGCCTGACCGCCGTCACCGCGACGCAGGTGTGGCACCACCTGTACCTCGGGGGCGGGCTGTGTGACTTGCCGACCCGTGTGGCGAACCCCGGGAGCCCGGGCCTCGCGGCCGCGGGCTGA
- a CDS encoding ABC transporter permease has translation MSYALLTLWHERQRYVSGVFAVTFSAMLIALQCGLLLGLFKITSIPIDHATPELRDRVIWVGSTGAPSVDLGKPIPVAFLSRLAGREGVSAPELYIANFGNFTKPVGGTELCFLLGTRLDDDALAPADVLTPELRAALSEPFTIVVDQSDVARLKLDSPEGKPKINGKEVRVVGVVTGLRSLAAPWVFCSTHTARQLMGPLLPPDHTTYLLARADTPERAREVVAELRAAHSEDMTAYVAQDFSYSSREYWLLRTKAGVAIGYAALLGLVVGAVITYQTLKTATEASAREFAILLALGIPRWRIQLMVLQQSFWVAVIGMGLAYPICVALRGVARMGGADVDLRWEVLAGTAAVTTLMCAVAGILALRGVRKIEPMSLLR, from the coding sequence ATGTCCTACGCCCTCCTCACCCTCTGGCACGAGCGGCAACGGTACGTGTCCGGCGTGTTCGCCGTCACGTTCTCGGCGATGCTCATCGCGCTGCAGTGCGGGCTGCTCCTCGGGCTGTTCAAGATCACGTCCATCCCCATCGACCACGCCACGCCGGAGCTGCGCGACCGGGTCATCTGGGTCGGCTCGACCGGCGCCCCGAGTGTGGACCTCGGCAAGCCGATCCCGGTCGCGTTCCTGTCGCGCCTCGCCGGCCGCGAGGGGGTGTCGGCCCCGGAGCTGTACATCGCCAACTTCGGCAACTTCACCAAGCCCGTCGGCGGCACCGAACTCTGCTTCCTGCTCGGCACCCGCCTCGACGACGACGCGCTGGCCCCCGCCGACGTGCTGACGCCGGAGCTGCGGGCCGCCCTGTCCGAGCCGTTCACCATCGTCGTGGACCAGTCCGACGTGGCCCGGCTGAAGCTCGACAGCCCCGAGGGGAAGCCGAAGATCAACGGCAAGGAAGTCCGGGTGGTGGGCGTGGTGACGGGGCTGCGGAGCCTGGCGGCGCCGTGGGTGTTCTGCAGCACGCACACCGCCCGCCAGCTGATGGGGCCGCTCCTGCCGCCGGACCACACGACGTACCTGCTGGCCCGCGCCGACACGCCCGAGCGCGCCCGCGAGGTGGTCGCCGAGCTGCGGGCGGCACACTCCGAGGACATGACCGCCTACGTCGCCCAGGACTTCTCGTACTCCAGCCGCGAGTACTGGCTGCTCCGCACGAAGGCCGGCGTGGCGATCGGGTACGCGGCGCTGCTCGGCCTCGTGGTCGGCGCCGTCATCACCTACCAGACGCTGAAGACGGCCACCGAGGCGAGCGCCCGCGAGTTCGCCATCCTGCTGGCCCTCGGCATCCCGCGCTGGCGGATCCAGCTGATGGTGCTGCAACAGTCGTTCTGGGTGGCGGTGATCGGCATGGGGCTCGCCTACCCGATCTGCGTGGCGCTGCGCGGGGTGGCCCGCATGGGCGGGGCCGACGTGGACCTGCGCTGGGAGGTGCTGGCCGGCA